In a genomic window of Telopea speciosissima isolate NSW1024214 ecotype Mountain lineage chromosome 5, Tspe_v1, whole genome shotgun sequence:
- the LOC122662059 gene encoding protein DMR6-LIKE OXYGENASE 2-like, producing the protein MGEVDPAFVQAIEHRPKVITGLEAGGIPLIDLSLISSQSLEDYFKDHSQAISGVVEQIGGACKDWGFFQVINHGVSSDVRKRVEKVAKVFFDLPLEEKRKVRRDEVNPLGYYDTEHTKNVRDWKEVFDFTVLDPTVIPLSPEPDDQRVREMNNQWPNYPPDLRDVFEEYCRAVEKLAFKLLELISLSLGLPPKRFNDFFKDHTSFIRLNHYPPCPSPHLALGVGRHKDGGALTVLTQDDVGGLEVKRKTDGEWIRVKPIPDSYIINVGDIIQVWSNDRYESVEHRVVVNSERERFSIPFFFNPSHYVMVKPLEELVDKEKQPAKYKEYNWGKFFTTRKLSNFKKLGVENLQISHFKISE; encoded by the exons AGTTGATCCAGCTTTTGTCCAAGCTATCGAGCACCGGCCTAAGGTCATCACCGGGTTGGAAGCCGGAGGGATTCCACTGATCGATCTCTCCCTCATAAGCTCTCAATCTTTGGAGGATTACTTCAAAGACCATTCACAGGCCATATCTGGTGTGGTGGAGCAGATAGGGGGTGCATGTAAGGATTGGGGGTTCTTCCAAGTGATCAACCATGGTGTGTCTTCCGATGTGCGAAAGAGGGTAGAGAAAGTGGCAAAGGTGTTCTTCGATTTGCCTCTGGAAGAGAAGCGTAAGGTTAGGAGAGACGAGGTGAATCCATTGGGTTATTACGATACAGAACACACCAAGAATGTGAGGGATTGGAAGGAGGTCTTCGACTTCACTGTTCTTGATCCTACTGTGATTCCCCTTTCACCTGAGCCCGACGATCAGCGAGTGCGAGAGATGAACAACCAGTGGCCTAATTATCCTCCTGATTTaag GGACGTCTTTGAGGAATATTGTCGAGCAGTTGAGAAGCTAGCGTTTAAACTATTGGAACTTATCTCATTGAGCTTAGGGTTGCCTCCAAAACGGTTTAATGACTTCTTCAAAGACCATACCAGTTTTATCCGTCTCAATCACTACCCACCTTGCCCTTCACCTCATCTCGCTCTCGGCGTTGGCCGGCACAAGGATGGGGGTGCTCTGACCGTCCTTACACAAGACGATGTAGGGGGTCTGGAAGTGAAGCGCAAGACGGATGGCGAGTGGATCAGGGTGAAGCCCATACCTGATTCTTACATCATCAATGTCGGAGACATTATTCAG GTCTGGAGCAACGACAGATATGAGAGCGTGGAGCATAGGGTAGTGGTGAATTCGGAGAGGGAGAGGTTCTCCATCccattcttcttcaacccttcacATTATGTGATggtaaagcctttggaggaattGGTGGATAAGGAGAAACAACCAGCCAAGTATAAGGAATATAACTGGGGAAAGTTCTTCACTACAAGGAAGCTTAGCAATTTCAAGAAGCTTGGTGTGGAAAACCTCCAGATTTCTCACTTCAAGATATCTGAATGA